In Zingiber officinale cultivar Zhangliang chromosome 3B, Zo_v1.1, whole genome shotgun sequence, a single window of DNA contains:
- the LOC122056329 gene encoding solute carrier family 25 member 44-like, protein MRATESEVGEKEEAELAELHLPAEIDWHMLDKSRFFVLGAALFSAVSAALYPAVVLKTRLQVCHPAPPSAWSAGVDILRREGPASFYRGYCTSLAGTVPARTLYMGALEITKSAVGTVTVRFGVSEPTASTVASAAAGLSAAVAAQVVWTPIDVVSQRLMVQGRHVSTSKYLGGIDAFRKIVAGEGIRGLYRGFGMSILTYAPSNAVWWASYSVSQKLVWSGIGYYLCRLRLGVEEQEFGSSSTGAFKPESRTVVVVQGLSAALAGGAAALLTMPLDTIKTRLQVMEAGEGPITIRQTLRNLIKEGGWSACYRGLGPRWASMSMSATTMITTYEFLKRLSAKKQED, encoded by the coding sequence ATGAGGGCGACGGAGAGTGAGGTTGGTGAAAAGGAAGAGGCCGAGCTGGCGGAGCTCCACCTCCCGGCCGAGATTGATTGGCATATGCTGGACAAATCGCGCTTCTTCGTCCTCGGCGCCGCGCTCTTCTCCGCCGTCTCTGCCGCGCTCTACCCGGCCGTCGTCCTCAAGACCCGTCTCCAGGTCTGCCACCCCGCGCCGCCCTCCGCCTGGTCAGCCGGTGTCGACATCCTCCGCCGCGAAGGCCCCGCCAGCTTCTACCGCGGCTACTGTACCTCCCTCGCTGGAACCGTTCCCGCCCGCACCCTTTACATGGGCGCGCTCGAGATCACCAAGAGCGCCGTCGGTACTGTCACAGTCCGCTTCGGCGTCTCCGAGCCTACTGCTTCGACCGTGGCCAGCGCCGCGGCCGGCCTGAGTGCTGCCGTTGCGGCGCAGGTGGTCTGGACCCCGATTGACGTCGTCAGCCAGCGGCTGATGGTGCAAGGGCGCCATGTGTCTACGTCTAAGTACCTCGGCGGGATTGACGCCTTCCGAAAGATTGTAGCGGGCGAGGGGATTCGGGGGCTTTACAGGGGTTTCGGCATGTCTATATTAACCTATGCACCTTCAAATGCTGTTTGGTGGGCGTCCTACTCTGTGTCTCAGAAGCTAGTCTGGAGCGGAATCGGTTACTACCTGTGCCGGCTACGGTTAGGCGTTGAGGAGCAAGAGTTTGGAAGTAGCAGTACAGGTGCCTTCAAGCCAGAATCCAGGACGGTGGTCGTGGTGCAAGGATTAAGCGCTGCACTGGCAGGTGGAGCAGCTGCTCTGTTGACAATGCCTCTGGATACGATTAAGACAAGGTTACAGGTAATGGAAGCTGGTGAAGGACCGATCACCATACGGCAAACGCTAAGGAACCTGATAAAAGAGGGAGGGTGGAGTGCATGTTATCGAGGATTAGGGCCAAGATGGGCTTCCATGTCGATGTCTGCGACCACCATGATTACTACGTATGAGTTCCTGAAGCGGCTATCTGCAAAGAAGCAGGAGGATTAA